The Nocardia arthritidis genome has a window encoding:
- a CDS encoding DUF1173 family protein yields the protein MYVINGQVLDGGPGNAQAVLATAHATGTRPRCTCQDGDGADMYIAKVSGRYLIKRMPGTGSTHDPMCTSYAPPPEVSGLAHLLGKAVKEQPEGTRITLGFPLTHHGRSAATTAAATEVDDSGGDPTKLTLRGLLHLLWDDAGFTRWTPGMLGKRNWATIRKYLLCAAEDKTTNRTPLVDRLWIPETFNSERKAEIIARRTGTLSHITGDRSHRRLMIAVGEIKRITPTTTGAALLFKHVPDLPLHIANETYTRMVATFHTELSLRAGNPETHLIGILTFGESGTGTTDVEQIAVMTVTQHWIPVSTPTEKHLVDRLTDDQRRFVKSLRYNQGPDIPMAALTLIDTSPVTACYIIGPEDSGLLRSGIDALISTSQLDSWIFDAANETPPPAVAPRDRRSHDEPDQPTLDVELPDPPEGNHGDE from the coding sequence ATGTATGTCATCAACGGACAGGTCCTCGACGGTGGCCCGGGCAACGCCCAAGCGGTACTTGCTACAGCACACGCGACCGGGACCCGGCCACGCTGCACGTGCCAAGACGGCGACGGTGCCGACATGTACATCGCCAAGGTCAGTGGCCGATACCTGATCAAGCGAATGCCCGGCACCGGATCAACCCACGACCCGATGTGTACCTCCTACGCACCGCCACCCGAAGTCTCCGGACTGGCGCACCTACTGGGAAAGGCAGTGAAGGAGCAACCGGAAGGCACCCGGATCACCCTCGGATTCCCTCTTACCCACCACGGACGCAGCGCCGCGACCACAGCTGCGGCGACCGAGGTCGATGACAGCGGCGGCGATCCGACCAAGCTGACCCTGCGCGGTCTGCTGCACCTGCTGTGGGACGACGCCGGATTCACCCGGTGGACACCAGGCATGCTCGGCAAACGCAACTGGGCCACCATCCGCAAGTATCTACTCTGCGCCGCAGAAGACAAGACGACCAACCGGACCCCGCTGGTCGATCGGCTCTGGATACCCGAAACGTTCAACTCCGAGCGCAAGGCCGAGATCATCGCCCGGCGCACGGGCACCCTGTCCCACATCACCGGCGACCGATCGCACCGTCGGCTCATGATCGCCGTCGGCGAGATCAAACGCATCACGCCGACCACGACCGGCGCCGCACTGCTGTTCAAGCATGTACCCGACCTTCCGCTACACATCGCGAACGAGACGTACACGCGGATGGTCGCGACGTTCCACACCGAACTGTCGCTGCGAGCCGGCAACCCCGAAACGCATCTGATCGGAATCCTCACCTTCGGTGAATCCGGCACGGGCACAACCGATGTCGAACAGATCGCGGTCATGACCGTGACCCAGCACTGGATCCCCGTCAGCACACCCACCGAAAAGCACCTCGTCGACAGGCTCACCGACGATCAACGACGGTTCGTGAAATCGCTTCGCTACAACCAGGGCCCGGACATCCCCATGGCAGCGCTCACCCTCATCGATACCTCCCCGGTCACGGCGTGCTACATCATCGGCCCCGAGGACAGCGGCCTGCTGCGCAGCGGCATCGACGCGCTCATCTCGACATCGCAGCTGGATTCATGGATCTTCGACGCCGCCAATGAAACGCCCCCACCAGCGGTGGCACCGCGTGACCGTCGATCTCACGACGAACCCGACCAGCCCACCCTCGACGTCGAACTCCCAGACCCGCCTGAAGGGAATCACGGCGATGAGTGA